A genomic region of Chryseobacterium sp. KACC 21268 contains the following coding sequences:
- a CDS encoding metalloregulator ArsR/SmtB family transcription factor has translation MGATKTEHFTDKQNQIATIAKALGHPARIAIIEYLMKVNECICGDIVNELPLAQPTVSQHLKELKNAGIIKGNISGNAICYCIDEKTIEILNTYFSAIVQTVTKSKCC, from the coding sequence ATGGGAGCTACTAAGACTGAACATTTCACAGATAAGCAAAATCAAATTGCAACAATTGCAAAAGCATTAGGACATCCCGCGCGAATAGCGATTATTGAATATTTGATGAAAGTCAATGAGTGCATCTGTGGAGATATCGTGAACGAATTGCCTTTAGCTCAACCAACCGTTTCCCAACATTTAAAAGAACTGAAAAATGCAGGGATAATAAAAGGCAATATTTCCGGAAACGCTATCTGCTATTGTATAGACGAAAAGACTATCGAAATTCTAAACACTTATTTTTCCGCAATAGTACAAACGGTTACTAAATCAAAATGCTGCTAA